The following are encoded together in the Paludisphaera mucosa genome:
- the guaB gene encoding IMP dehydrogenase, producing MHDRIAYQGITFDDVLLEPGYSEYLPREVDVRTNLTTRIALNIPVLSSPMDTVTEAELAIALAQEGGLGVIHKNMSIEQQTREVDKVKRSENGIIVDPITLPPDATVGEARQIMGGHNISGVPITVNGRLKGILTRRDLRFLESNDLRIEEVMTKENLVTAPADTSLVEADRILTKNKVEKLLLVDDEYRLKGLITIKDIDKLHRYPNACKDARGRLRAGAAVGVHDYERIASLLEADVDVLIVDSAHGHSKNVVETVRRIKREFEIQVVAGNVATAEGAKALADAGTDAVKVGIGPGSICTTRVVSGVGVPQLTAIAAAAKALGGSTPIIADGGIRYSGDITKAIAAGAHCVMIGGLFAGLAESPGDTIIYRGRSFKTYRGMGSLGAMAKGSHERYRQEAAKPADGAKAAPPQKLVPEGVEGRVPYKGPLSDYVFQLVGGLRAGMGYCGTKTIDDLRTKSRFIQVTAASVQEGHPHDIAITQEAPNYSSYSGESEGGRVSA from the coding sequence ATGCACGACCGCATCGCCTATCAAGGCATCACCTTCGACGACGTCCTGCTCGAGCCGGGATACTCCGAATACCTCCCCCGCGAGGTCGACGTCCGCACCAACCTGACGACGCGGATCGCCCTCAACATCCCGGTCCTGTCGTCGCCCATGGACACGGTGACCGAGGCCGAGCTGGCGATCGCGCTGGCGCAGGAGGGGGGCCTGGGGGTCATCCACAAGAACATGTCGATCGAGCAGCAGACGCGCGAGGTCGACAAGGTGAAGCGGTCGGAGAACGGCATCATCGTCGACCCGATCACGCTGCCGCCCGACGCCACGGTCGGCGAGGCCCGCCAGATCATGGGCGGGCACAACATCTCGGGCGTGCCGATCACGGTCAACGGCCGGCTCAAGGGGATTTTGACGCGTCGCGACCTGCGGTTCCTGGAGTCGAACGACCTCCGCATCGAAGAGGTCATGACCAAGGAGAACCTCGTCACCGCCCCGGCCGACACCAGCCTGGTGGAGGCCGATCGGATTTTAACGAAGAATAAGGTCGAGAAACTGCTGCTGGTTGACGATGAGTATCGACTGAAGGGCCTCATCACGATCAAGGACATCGACAAGCTGCACCGCTACCCCAACGCCTGCAAGGACGCCCGCGGGCGGCTGAGGGCCGGGGCGGCGGTCGGGGTCCACGACTACGAGCGGATCGCCTCGCTCCTGGAGGCCGACGTCGACGTCCTGATCGTGGACTCGGCCCACGGGCACAGCAAGAACGTGGTGGAGACGGTGCGGAGGATCAAGCGCGAGTTCGAGATCCAGGTCGTGGCGGGGAACGTCGCCACCGCCGAGGGGGCGAAGGCCCTGGCCGACGCCGGGACCGACGCCGTCAAGGTGGGGATCGGCCCGGGCTCGATCTGCACGACGCGGGTGGTCTCGGGCGTGGGGGTCCCCCAGCTCACGGCGATCGCCGCGGCGGCCAAGGCCCTGGGCGGCTCGACGCCGATCATCGCCGACGGCGGGATCCGCTACTCGGGCGACATCACCAAGGCGATCGCCGCGGGCGCCCACTGCGTCATGATCGGCGGCCTGTTCGCCGGCCTGGCCGAGAGCCCCGGCGACACCATCATCTACCGCGGCCGGAGCTTCAAGACCTACCGCGGCATGGGCTCGCTGGGCGCCATGGCCAAGGGCTCGCACGAGCGCTACCGCCAGGAGGCGGCCAAGCCGGCCGACGGGGCCAAGGCCGCCCCCCCCCAGAAGCTCGTCCCCGAGGGGGTCGAGGGCCGGGTGCCGTACAAGGGGCCGCTCTCCGATTACGTGTTCCAGCTGGTGGGGGGCCTGCGGGCCGGGATGGGATACTGCGGGACGAAGACGATCGACGACCTCCGCACCAAGAGCCGGTTCATCCAGGTGACCGCGGCCTCGGTGCAGGAGGGCCACCCGCACGACATCGCCATCACCCAGGAAGCCCCCAACTATTCGAGCTACAGCGGCGAATCCGAAGGGGGCCGGGTCTCGGCCTGA
- the phoU gene encoding phosphate signaling complex protein PhoU has translation MYDDPKVAAAPSPWTWDEPRTSVGRHFLRDLEGLWADVLRLAAVVEEDLERSIRALCDGSVGLAAEIRSHKPDVDLWEVTLERECVRVLALHQPVASDLRRVAAVLKINGDLERLADLARHIAKRVGKLAADPRAFPVPQPLENLATAALGQVRRGLDALTRADVVLAQQVIAADRGVDHAYRSVVASLKRDIVADPARADAWLRFVSTARNLERIADHAARIAEVVLYLKEGAAPAPDRRP, from the coding sequence ATGTACGACGATCCGAAGGTGGCCGCCGCACCCTCGCCGTGGACCTGGGACGAGCCCCGGACGTCGGTCGGGCGGCACTTCCTGCGCGACCTCGAAGGGCTGTGGGCCGACGTGCTGCGGCTGGCGGCGGTCGTCGAGGAGGACCTGGAGCGGAGCATCCGGGCGCTCTGCGACGGCTCGGTCGGCCTGGCCGCCGAGATCCGCAGCCACAAGCCGGACGTCGACCTCTGGGAGGTGACCCTGGAGCGCGAGTGCGTGCGCGTCCTGGCGCTGCACCAGCCGGTGGCCTCCGACCTGCGGCGGGTGGCGGCCGTGCTCAAGATCAACGGCGACCTGGAACGCCTCGCCGACCTCGCCCGCCACATCGCCAAGCGGGTGGGCAAGCTCGCCGCCGATCCCCGCGCCTTCCCGGTCCCCCAGCCCCTGGAGAACCTGGCGACCGCGGCCCTCGGCCAGGTCCGCCGCGGCCTCGACGCCCTGACCCGCGCCGACGTCGTCCTCGCCCAGCAGGTCATCGCCGCCGACCGGGGCGTCGACCACGCCTATCGCTCGGTGGTCGCCAGCCTGAAGCGCGACATCGTCGCCGACCCGGCCCGCGCCGACGCCTGGCTCCGGTTCGTCAGCACGGCGCGGAACCTCGAACGGATCGCCGACCACGCCGCGCGGATCGCCGAGGTCGTCCTCTACCTCAAGGAAGGGGCGGCCCCGGCCCCGGACCGTCGGCCCTGA
- a CDS encoding GNAT family N-acetyltransferase, with amino-acid sequence MAASNLQILRCPAGDRGPALEVLYQGLERRVRSALVAQALEDDRTGRVDLSGLWIARKAGWGSSPRLVGALLTQVLPGRAAAVWAPQTTAVWNRPEVAAALVRGALDALRGDGVAIAQAVLDESADPRGGPDLARGGMPRVTELVYLRRETATPLAAPRRPAAARLAWRGLDEVGEPALRDALEATYAGSLDMPEIEGARSIDEVLEGHRGAAGHHPDRWRLGFAPDDPEAVAVLLLAASPDRDAWEVVYLGLRPRARGRGFGAQAVAHALEAARPHAEAIELAVDARNDPAVRLYRATGFVPFDRRAVHLAVLSRGGLRADGPGPGPPLP; translated from the coding sequence ATGGCCGCGTCGAACCTGCAGATTCTGCGATGCCCGGCGGGGGACCGCGGGCCGGCGCTCGAGGTGTTGTATCAGGGCCTGGAGCGGCGGGTCCGCTCGGCGCTGGTCGCCCAGGCGCTGGAGGACGACCGGACGGGGCGGGTGGACCTCTCGGGGCTCTGGATCGCCCGCAAGGCCGGCTGGGGGTCGTCGCCGCGGCTCGTGGGGGCCCTGCTGACCCAGGTCTTGCCGGGGCGGGCGGCGGCGGTCTGGGCGCCGCAGACGACGGCGGTCTGGAACCGGCCCGAGGTCGCCGCCGCCCTGGTCCGGGGCGCGCTCGACGCCCTGCGCGGGGACGGCGTCGCGATCGCCCAGGCCGTCCTCGACGAATCGGCCGACCCTCGAGGCGGGCCGGACCTGGCGCGGGGGGGCATGCCCCGGGTGACGGAGCTGGTCTACCTGCGGCGCGAGACGGCCACGCCCCTGGCGGCCCCCCGCCGGCCGGCGGCGGCCCGGCTCGCCTGGCGGGGGCTGGACGAGGTCGGCGAGCCCGCGCTGCGGGACGCGCTGGAGGCCACCTACGCCGGCAGCCTCGACATGCCCGAGATCGAGGGCGCGCGGTCGATCGACGAGGTGCTGGAGGGCCACCGCGGGGCGGCCGGCCACCACCCCGACCGCTGGCGGCTGGGGTTCGCGCCCGACGACCCCGAGGCCGTCGCCGTGCTGCTGCTGGCGGCCTCGCCCGACCGCGACGCCTGGGAGGTCGTGTACCTCGGCCTGAGGCCCCGGGCGCGGGGGCGCGGCTTCGGCGCCCAGGCGGTCGCGCACGCCCTGGAGGCGGCCCGGCCGCACGCCGAGGCGATCGAGCTGGCGGTCGACGCGCGGAACGATCCGGCCGTCCGGCTCTACCGCGCGACCGGCTTCGTCCCCTTCGACCGCCGCGCCGTACATCTCGCGGTGCTCTCGCGAGGCGGGCTCAGGGCCGACGGTCCGGGGCCGGGGCCGCCCCTTCCTTGA
- a CDS encoding cytochrome c peroxidase has product MTATIGGSIRAALLAILAAWPCNAWAEAPRRPEAMLLVDGGARLLAANRGTGTISVVDVKGRRVEGEFAVGRGLADLRATADPNAWLAVDPEAGEVVLVERREGEIRRAGSVAVAADPVRAAVFGDGRRALVLSRWSRAATFVAWDGPEGLRVVATLDLPFSPREAAVLPGGGPVSAVVADAFGGRLALVDLDAKACRRVWTLPDHNLRGLTIAPDGRSLAILAQNASSTARTSRQDVEWGLVVRSWIRLVRIEDLKSPATTDEALLKNAKTVGLSFVGRGSADPSALAFGPRGEAVVAMAGADEIVSALALGEPYERFHVGRGPSAIAIDADATTAWTADAFDDAITVVDLGAGKVAATIALSADAGIDGRRRPASLVEEGAALFRDASLSEDGWMSCQTCHTDGHAAGVTADTQGDGSYGAAKRTPSLLGAAETGPWGWLGNVRRLEDQLHRSLTTTMRGPEPTPRQVEALVAYLRTLGPPAPDEPADAAAVARGRATFESRRCDACHAPPLYTTPMSYDVGLADAVGNHDFNPPSLRGVGRLPALLHDGSVRSLPDLFRRVRHPDDADLDDDEIADLTAFLKSL; this is encoded by the coding sequence GTGACTGCGACCATCGGCGGATCGATCCGGGCGGCGCTCCTCGCGATCCTCGCGGCCTGGCCCTGCAACGCCTGGGCCGAGGCCCCGCGGCGGCCCGAGGCGATGCTGCTCGTCGACGGCGGGGCGCGGCTGCTGGCGGCGAACCGGGGGACCGGCACGATCTCGGTGGTGGACGTCAAGGGGCGTCGCGTCGAGGGCGAATTCGCCGTCGGCCGCGGCCTCGCCGACCTCCGCGCGACGGCCGACCCGAACGCCTGGCTGGCCGTCGACCCGGAGGCGGGCGAGGTCGTGCTGGTGGAGCGTCGCGAAGGCGAGATCCGCCGCGCCGGCTCCGTCGCGGTCGCGGCCGACCCGGTCCGCGCGGCGGTCTTCGGCGATGGCCGCCGCGCCCTGGTCCTCTCGCGGTGGTCGCGGGCGGCGACGTTCGTGGCGTGGGACGGCCCCGAGGGCCTGCGCGTCGTCGCGACGCTCGACCTGCCGTTCAGCCCGCGCGAGGCGGCCGTGCTGCCGGGCGGCGGGCCGGTCTCGGCGGTCGTCGCCGACGCGTTCGGCGGCCGGCTCGCGCTCGTCGATCTGGATGCGAAAGCATGTCGACGCGTCTGGACGTTGCCCGACCACAACCTCCGCGGGCTGACGATCGCCCCCGACGGCCGCAGCCTGGCGATCCTGGCGCAGAACGCCTCGTCGACCGCCCGCACCTCGCGCCAGGACGTCGAGTGGGGACTCGTCGTGCGGAGCTGGATCCGGCTCGTCCGGATCGAGGACCTGAAATCGCCCGCGACGACCGACGAGGCGTTGTTGAAGAACGCGAAGACGGTCGGACTGAGCTTCGTCGGCCGGGGCTCGGCCGATCCCTCGGCGCTGGCGTTCGGCCCGCGGGGCGAGGCCGTCGTCGCGATGGCGGGGGCCGACGAGATCGTCTCGGCCCTGGCCCTGGGCGAGCCCTACGAGCGGTTCCACGTCGGCCGGGGGCCGTCGGCGATCGCGATCGACGCGGACGCGACGACGGCCTGGACGGCCGACGCGTTCGACGACGCGATCACGGTCGTCGACCTGGGCGCGGGGAAGGTCGCCGCGACGATCGCCCTCTCCGCCGACGCCGGGATCGACGGCCGCCGCAGGCCGGCCTCGCTCGTCGAGGAGGGCGCGGCCCTGTTTCGCGACGCGAGCCTCTCCGAGGACGGCTGGATGAGCTGCCAGACCTGCCACACCGACGGCCACGCCGCGGGCGTGACGGCCGACACCCAGGGCGACGGCTCCTACGGCGCGGCCAAGCGGACGCCCTCGCTGCTGGGGGCCGCCGAGACCGGCCCCTGGGGCTGGCTCGGGAACGTCCGCCGGCTCGAAGACCAGCTGCACAGGTCCCTGACGACCACCATGCGCGGGCCCGAGCCGACGCCCCGGCAGGTCGAGGCCCTCGTCGCCTACCTCCGCACCCTCGGTCCCCCCGCCCCCGACGAGCCGGCCGACGCCGCCGCCGTCGCGCGGGGCCGCGCGACCTTCGAGAGCCGGCGCTGCGACGCCTGCCACGCGCCCCCGCTCTACACGACCCCCATGAGCTATGACGTCGGCCTGGCCGACGCCGTCGGCAACCACGACTTCAACCCGCCCTCGCTGCGCGGCGTCGGCCGCCTCCCCGCCCTGCTCCACGACGGCTCCGTCCGCTCCCTCCCCGACCTCTTCCGTCGCGTCCGGCACCCCGACGACGCGGACCTCGACGACGACGAGATCGCCGACCTGACGGCGTTCCTGAAGTCGTTGTGA
- a CDS encoding PP2C family protein-serine/threonine phosphatase, translating into MSSIESPASAAGSLPIDPPAAEPAPAPWGSSDWQTRLAEVAELMREMSTHDDPQEMVRSYGRRVRQIMPSDRWISISRRGLEYPKYRITRSSLWSEEINPWKQPEKLPVFEGGLLAELIYADQPRIIDDIRDLVKPDEPAAEHLDGQRSLMAMPHYDRGVGLNMVVALRDEPAAWEPEQFPERYWISSLFGRATQNLVLTERLKQAYEVVDRELRVVADIQRSLLPKKLPEIPGVELATYYRTSQWAGGDYYDFFELPDGRWGFLIADVSGHGTPAAVMMAILHSLSHGHPGHPDPPSALLKHVNQRLASTYTAENEVFVTAFYGIYDPSNRTFSYACAGHNPPRIRRCSQGTVISLEDVGGPPLGLFEDLDYDESSVTLVPGDFLVLYTDGITEAMNARSEQFTPDRLDAILGLCSLSAKQMVDAILEGIDGFTEHLDPHDDQTLVVAKIS; encoded by the coding sequence ATGTCTTCCATCGAGAGTCCGGCCTCCGCGGCGGGATCGCTCCCCATCGACCCGCCGGCCGCCGAACCGGCCCCCGCCCCCTGGGGGTCGAGCGACTGGCAGACGCGGCTGGCCGAGGTCGCCGAGCTGATGCGGGAGATGAGCACGCACGACGACCCCCAGGAGATGGTGCGCAGCTACGGCCGGCGGGTCCGCCAGATCATGCCCTCGGACCGCTGGATCTCCATCAGCCGCCGCGGCCTGGAGTACCCCAAGTACCGCATCACCCGGTCGAGCCTCTGGAGCGAGGAGATCAACCCCTGGAAGCAGCCCGAGAAGCTCCCCGTCTTCGAGGGGGGGCTGCTCGCCGAGCTGATCTACGCCGACCAGCCGCGGATCATCGACGACATCCGCGACCTCGTGAAGCCCGACGAGCCGGCCGCCGAGCACCTGGACGGCCAGCGGTCGCTCATGGCGATGCCGCACTACGACCGCGGCGTCGGCCTCAACATGGTCGTCGCGCTCCGCGACGAGCCCGCCGCGTGGGAGCCCGAGCAGTTCCCCGAGCGGTACTGGATCAGCAGCCTCTTCGGCCGCGCCACCCAGAACCTCGTCCTGACCGAGCGGCTCAAGCAGGCGTACGAGGTGGTCGACCGCGAGCTGCGCGTCGTCGCCGACATCCAGCGCTCGCTGCTGCCCAAGAAGCTTCCCGAGATCCCCGGCGTCGAGCTGGCGACGTACTACCGGACCTCGCAATGGGCCGGCGGCGACTACTACGACTTCTTCGAGCTGCCCGACGGCCGCTGGGGCTTCCTGATCGCCGACGTCAGCGGCCACGGCACCCCTGCCGCGGTCATGATGGCCATCCTCCACAGCCTCTCGCACGGCCACCCGGGCCATCCCGACCCGCCCTCGGCCCTGCTGAAGCACGTCAATCAGCGGCTGGCCTCGACCTACACCGCCGAGAACGAGGTGTTCGTCACCGCCTTCTACGGCATCTACGACCCGTCGAACCGGACGTTCTCGTACGCCTGCGCCGGGCACAACCCCCCGCGCATCCGCCGCTGCTCGCAGGGGACGGTGATCTCGCTTGAAGACGTGGGGGGCCCGCCCCTGGGCCTGTTCGAGGACCTCGACTACGACGAGTCGTCCGTGACGCTCGTCCCCGGCGACTTCCTCGTCCTCTACACCGACGGCATCACCGAGGCCATGAACGCCCGCAGCGAGCAGTTCACCCCCGACCGCCTCGACGCCATCCTCGGCCTCTGCTCGCTCTCCGCCAAGCAGATGGTCGACGCCATTTTGGAAGGCATCGACGGCTTCACCGAGCACCTCGACCCCCACGACGACCAGACGTTGGTGGTGGCCAAGATTTCGTGA
- a CDS encoding type II toxin-antitoxin system RelE/ParE family toxin gives MNDEIELTRRAVADLDRLAASLDERRPDGVGRLTERFFEALSRLESFPLSCGLAYEDRHFPGEVRHLLFRVFKGRPYRALFTIQGDKVRGLAVRAPGERPVGPEELES, from the coding sequence ATGAACGATGAGATCGAATTGACGCGGAGGGCCGTGGCCGACCTCGATCGGCTCGCCGCATCGCTCGACGAACGACGGCCCGACGGCGTCGGCAGGCTCACGGAGCGATTTTTCGAGGCCCTCTCGCGCCTCGAATCGTTCCCGCTCTCCTGCGGCCTCGCCTACGAGGATCGCCATTTCCCCGGCGAGGTGCGACATCTCCTCTTCAGGGTCTTCAAAGGTCGCCCGTACCGCGCCCTGTTCACCATACAGGGCGACAAGGTGAGGGGCCTCGCCGTCCGCGCTCCGGGCGAAAGACCCGTCGGGCCGGAGGAACTCGAATCCTAG
- a CDS encoding oligosaccharide flippase family protein — translation MSTASTIPAPAQRALPPVLGRLFNGTLWLALRVPLQIVFSLWTTRLILETIGKDQLGAYSFAWNFGFLQMLFEFGVSSALQRQISQYWTKGDKAGVDRTVACGLTFYTATAFVQIVALLAIAYLALPFSEYRGHPSYDLIVKLLWIQVVTSPCYGFSVVVSSVLQAARRYEFIPRIEFAITILRFLALLIGLKSGVPFFWVVVMQTAIQVGLSLGPAVWVMTRELGQSLSFRGARWEDYKALGHVSFYMALMQVSVILADKIDATILGFVIPDPGQANAVYDVVSKPFLQLRQTGWMLAYMVMPAVASLVAARDERSLERVKYDGTRMHAASILPIGLLGFLYASPFLTLWVGDRLGRPAAEVAPLMRLFLTAAIPLILSVPVQMAIGFNKIPVIALAALGGAIVNLPISYYLTKQIGVAGVIWGTVVTTFFSNLIIPGVYVSRVLAIDPRVFLRRTLGPPLAGAAALIAAVGLLNLAFPVTFPGTSLATRAAPLLLHLSVGALAYLVGYALTPTGRDDLAQLRAKLSRR, via the coding sequence GTGAGCACGGCATCCACGATCCCCGCGCCGGCCCAGCGCGCCCTGCCCCCCGTCCTGGGCCGCCTCTTCAACGGCACGCTCTGGCTCGCGCTGCGGGTGCCGCTCCAGATCGTCTTCTCGCTCTGGACGACCCGGCTGATCCTGGAGACCATCGGCAAGGACCAGCTCGGGGCCTACAGCTTCGCCTGGAACTTCGGCTTCCTCCAGATGCTCTTCGAGTTCGGCGTCAGCTCGGCCCTCCAGCGCCAGATCTCGCAATACTGGACGAAGGGGGACAAGGCGGGCGTCGACCGGACCGTCGCCTGCGGCCTGACCTTCTACACGGCGACGGCCTTCGTGCAGATCGTCGCCCTGCTGGCGATCGCCTACCTGGCCCTGCCGTTCTCGGAATACCGCGGCCACCCGTCGTACGACCTCATCGTCAAGCTGCTCTGGATCCAGGTCGTCACCTCGCCGTGCTACGGGTTCTCGGTCGTGGTGTCGAGCGTCCTGCAGGCCGCGAGGCGGTACGAGTTCATCCCCCGCATCGAGTTCGCGATCACGATCCTCCGCTTCCTGGCGCTGCTGATCGGGCTCAAGAGCGGCGTGCCGTTCTTCTGGGTCGTCGTGATGCAGACCGCGATCCAGGTCGGGCTCTCGCTGGGGCCGGCCGTCTGGGTGATGACCCGCGAGCTGGGCCAGTCGCTGAGCTTCCGCGGCGCGCGCTGGGAGGACTACAAGGCGCTCGGCCACGTCAGCTTCTACATGGCGCTCATGCAGGTGAGCGTGATCCTGGCCGACAAGATCGACGCCACGATCCTCGGCTTCGTGATCCCCGACCCCGGCCAGGCGAACGCGGTGTATGACGTGGTGAGCAAGCCGTTCCTGCAGCTCCGCCAGACGGGCTGGATGCTGGCCTACATGGTGATGCCCGCCGTCGCCAGCCTGGTCGCCGCCCGCGACGAGCGCAGCCTGGAGCGGGTGAAGTACGACGGCACCCGCATGCACGCCGCGTCGATCCTGCCCATCGGCCTGCTGGGCTTCCTCTACGCCTCGCCCTTCCTGACGCTCTGGGTCGGCGACCGCCTGGGCCGCCCCGCGGCCGAGGTCGCGCCCCTGATGCGGCTCTTCCTGACCGCCGCGATCCCGCTGATCCTGTCGGTGCCGGTGCAGATGGCGATCGGCTTCAACAAGATCCCGGTCATCGCCCTGGCGGCGCTCGGCGGCGCGATCGTGAACCTGCCGATCAGCTATTACCTCACGAAGCAGATCGGCGTGGCGGGCGTGATCTGGGGGACGGTCGTGACGACCTTCTTCTCGAACCTGATCATCCCCGGCGTCTACGTCTCGCGGGTCCTGGCGATCGACCCCCGCGTGTTCCTCCGCCGCACCCTGGGCCCGCCCCTCGCCGGCGCCGCGGCCCTGATCGCCGCCGTCGGCCTGCTGAACCTGGCCTTCCCCGTCACCTTCCCGGGGACGTCCCTCGCCACCCGCGCCGCCCCCCTGCTCCTGCACCTCTCCGTCGGCGCGCTCGCCTACCTCGTCGGCTACGCCCTCACCCCCACCGGCCGCGACGACCTCGCCCAGCTCCGGGCGAAGCTGAGCAGGCGGTGA
- a CDS encoding trypsin-like peptidase domain-containing protein — translation MDTRDASVRNRLILWFASGLFFTALALAVTSRRPPAPATTGESKEHALFARWLKSSGALADGPKIAPATGGKSTSTDASGPPASSSPPTDPAAASGSSTRSLSSAEASAKSGVAFAGGRREREEEDDEALFAAMERLERRMAAGMSRARESVLALEYTAAGGPADARRAAVGVVVDGRRGDVLSVRIDRPPTPPGEPGGGPSPIVARDAFGRRHLARWVAADPETGLTLLEIPAGVLRSIRTAVEGPALGGQVFVVGNPFGLGHSVSRGQVSGLNRSLKLQDLQLNGLIQVQTPLFPGDSGAAVVNYRGQWLGLIRSGLAPPSQSEDKAPERGNDLGFAIPADDALWIASQLREQGRVDRAYMGVRLEPDPGDAAGPEGAALSDVLPDTPAARGGLQAGERIVSFDGRPTRSALDFTERLNRTPAEKFVRLEVVRGDGPQRQQRSVWIQTSRRPEVPRPATPPALATKAEKPATSPSPVVIPTSAVVAVPTPPAAQPAPAGRPEPKPVGDVVPPPRAEELQITLPRAVFDRIDQLERRLERLEHAPASASPPQPPAEPTPDAP, via the coding sequence ATGGACACTCGGGACGCCTCGGTCCGGAACCGCCTGATCCTCTGGTTCGCCAGCGGGCTGTTCTTCACCGCGCTCGCCCTGGCCGTGACCTCGCGACGCCCGCCCGCGCCGGCGACGACGGGGGAGTCGAAGGAGCACGCGCTGTTCGCCCGCTGGCTGAAGTCGTCGGGCGCGCTGGCGGACGGCCCCAAGATCGCCCCGGCGACCGGGGGGAAGTCGACCTCGACGGACGCGAGCGGCCCGCCCGCGTCCTCCTCGCCGCCGACCGATCCCGCCGCGGCGTCGGGATCGTCGACGCGCTCGCTCTCGTCGGCGGAGGCCTCGGCCAAGAGCGGCGTCGCGTTCGCGGGCGGCCGTCGCGAGCGCGAGGAGGAGGACGACGAGGCCCTGTTCGCGGCCATGGAGCGGCTCGAGCGGCGGATGGCCGCCGGCATGAGCCGGGCCCGGGAATCGGTGCTGGCCCTGGAGTACACGGCGGCCGGCGGCCCCGCCGACGCGCGCCGGGCGGCGGTGGGGGTCGTGGTCGACGGCCGCCGCGGCGACGTGCTCTCGGTGCGGATCGACCGCCCCCCCACGCCCCCGGGCGAGCCCGGCGGCGGCCCGTCGCCGATCGTGGCCCGCGACGCCTTCGGCCGCCGCCACCTCGCCCGCTGGGTCGCCGCCGACCCCGAGACCGGCCTGACGCTGCTGGAGATCCCCGCGGGCGTCCTGCGGTCGATCCGCACCGCCGTCGAGGGGCCCGCCCTGGGGGGCCAGGTCTTCGTCGTCGGCAACCCGTTCGGCCTGGGGCACTCGGTCAGCCGGGGCCAGGTCTCGGGCCTCAACCGCTCGCTGAAGCTTCAAGACCTCCAGCTCAACGGCCTGATCCAGGTGCAGACCCCGCTCTTCCCCGGCGACAGCGGCGCGGCGGTCGTGAACTACCGCGGCCAGTGGCTGGGCCTGATCCGCAGCGGCCTCGCCCCCCCCTCGCAGTCCGAAGACAAGGCCCCCGAGCGCGGCAACGACCTGGGCTTCGCGATCCCCGCCGACGACGCCCTCTGGATCGCCTCGCAGCTCCGCGAGCAGGGCCGGGTCGACCGCGCCTACATGGGCGTCCGCCTCGAGCCCGATCCGGGCGACGCCGCCGGGCCCGAGGGCGCCGCCCTCAGCGACGTCCTCCCCGACACGCCCGCCGCCCGGGGGGGCCTCCAGGCCGGCGAGCGCATCGTCTCGTTCGACGGCCGCCCGACCCGCTCCGCCCTCGACTTCACCGAACGCCTCAACCGCACCCCGGCCGAGAAGTTCGTCCGCCTCGAAGTCGTCCGCGGCGACGGCCCCCAGCGCCAGCAGCGCAGCGTCTGGATCCAGACCTCCCGCCGGCCCGAGGTCCCCCGCCCCGCGACGCCCCCCGCCCTGGCGACGAAGGCCGAGAAGCCGGCGACGTCCCCGTCCCCCGTCGTGATCCCGACGTCCGCCGTGGTCGCCGTGCCGACGCCGCCGGCCGCGCAGCCGGCGCCCGCCGGCCGACCCGAGCCCAAGCCCGTGGGCGACGTCGTCCCGCCCCCCCGCGCCGAGGAGCTGCAGATCACGCTCCCCCGCGCGGTCTTCGATCGCATCGACCAGCTCGAACGCCGCCTCGAACGCCTGGAACACGCCCCGGCCTCCGCCTCCCCTCCGCAACCCCCCGCGGAGCCGACGCCGGACGCCCCCTGA